A region from the Nocardioides exalbidus genome encodes:
- a CDS encoding sensor histidine kinase: protein MAANRGTWTRPRGEAWGNDAQRAVLHAIAEDAARRSGFKVVAIEALRSDGNLEFVAIAGDADAHDELLGKASPLDLDRILAFSTEMEGWRFIPGEAMDDDTREWLAGYGHIPDLPPSDLPDAWTGEDRLVQLLTNEDGELRGTLYLDEPLSGRRPTQGTMAAVNSEIAVLCEAVVSIVERELYGEQVRMVSQARAARQSVAPGLEIGEFLGELSRAMVSSMQVDTVDVLLSGAPAPALEPYKVFFEEHMRRVWLRRGHLVVEPTETWGVTERSVATPEVLAEAMAHRGVGSWLLVPIGMGEEYLGSMGLGRAPDEPRWIDSEINAAKSVASDVATVVLEARLMQRERELNAEIRDISDYRRDMVLTLAHELRNPVSVLFSHLEMLAMDVPESTDGPIGESMDAMDRASRRIASMIEDLMALATVSDTDRSADIATVDLSALVRDTCEFLAPTATSGGVALRTEVADGLVVVGEPDGLQRMVANLVSNACKYTPDGGEVRVCLKPATRESDGAAGVCLVCADSGIGIAESALEHVFTPFFRAPDPEARKRPGTGLGLAIMERVVKGHGGTIDVASVLGEGTTFTVWLPVGSPADVA, encoded by the coding sequence ATGGCCGCGAACAGGGGGACGTGGACGCGTCCGAGAGGAGAGGCGTGGGGCAACGATGCCCAACGCGCCGTCCTGCATGCCATCGCGGAGGACGCCGCGCGCCGCTCGGGCTTCAAGGTGGTCGCCATCGAGGCGCTCCGCTCCGACGGCAACCTCGAGTTCGTCGCCATCGCCGGCGACGCCGACGCGCACGACGAGCTGCTGGGGAAGGCCTCCCCGCTCGACCTCGACCGCATCCTCGCCTTCAGCACCGAGATGGAGGGATGGAGGTTCATCCCGGGCGAGGCGATGGACGACGACACCCGCGAGTGGCTCGCCGGCTACGGCCACATCCCCGACCTGCCGCCCTCCGACCTCCCCGACGCCTGGACCGGCGAGGACCGGCTCGTGCAGCTGCTCACCAACGAGGACGGTGAGCTGCGCGGCACGCTCTACCTCGACGAGCCCCTCTCCGGGCGCCGGCCCACGCAGGGCACGATGGCCGCGGTCAACAGCGAGATCGCCGTGCTGTGCGAGGCCGTGGTGAGCATCGTCGAGCGCGAGCTCTACGGCGAGCAGGTGCGGATGGTGTCGCAGGCGCGCGCCGCACGGCAGAGCGTCGCGCCGGGGCTGGAGATCGGCGAGTTCCTCGGGGAGCTGTCGCGAGCGATGGTCTCGTCGATGCAGGTCGACACCGTCGACGTGCTGCTGTCGGGGGCGCCGGCTCCCGCGCTCGAGCCCTACAAGGTCTTCTTCGAGGAGCACATGCGGCGGGTCTGGCTCCGCCGCGGGCACCTGGTGGTCGAGCCCACCGAGACCTGGGGGGTGACCGAGCGGTCGGTCGCCACGCCCGAGGTGCTCGCCGAGGCGATGGCGCACCGAGGGGTCGGGTCGTGGCTCCTGGTGCCGATCGGCATGGGCGAGGAGTACCTCGGCTCCATGGGCCTCGGTCGCGCCCCCGACGAACCGCGCTGGATCGACTCCGAGATCAACGCCGCGAAGTCCGTCGCGAGCGACGTGGCGACCGTGGTCCTCGAGGCTCGGCTGATGCAGCGCGAGCGCGAGCTCAACGCCGAGATCCGCGACATCAGCGACTACCGGCGCGACATGGTCCTGACCCTCGCGCACGAGCTGCGCAACCCGGTCAGCGTGCTCTTCTCCCACCTCGAGATGCTCGCGATGGACGTGCCCGAGTCGACCGACGGCCCCATCGGGGAGTCGATGGACGCGATGGACCGCGCCTCCCGCCGGATCGCCAGCATGATCGAGGACCTGATGGCGCTCGCCACCGTGAGCGACACCGACCGGTCGGCCGACATCGCGACGGTCGACCTGTCCGCCCTGGTGCGCGACACGTGCGAGTTCCTCGCGCCGACCGCGACCAGTGGAGGGGTCGCCCTCCGCACGGAGGTCGCCGACGGCCTGGTGGTCGTGGGGGAGCCGGACGGGCTGCAGCGGATGGTCGCCAACCTGGTCTCCAACGCCTGCAAGTACACCCCCGACGGCGGTGAGGTCCGGGTCTGCCTCAAGCCGGCGACACGCGAGTCCGACGGCGCTGCCGGGGTGTGCCTGGTCTGCGCCGACTCGGGCATCGGCATCGCGGAGTCCGCGCTCGAGCACGTCTTCACGCCGTTCTTCCGCGCGCCCGACCCCGAGGCGCGCAAGCGTCCCGGCACCGGCCTCGGACTGGCGATCATGGAGCGCGTCGTGAAGGGCCACGGCGGCACGATCGACGTGGCCTCCGTGCTCGGCGAGGGCACCACCTTCACGGTGTGGCTCCCGGTCGGGTCGCCCGCCGACGTAGCGTGA
- a CDS encoding acyl-CoA dehydrogenase family protein, with protein sequence MKREIYDEDHEAFRSSVKQFLDREVVPHLETYAEHHGLDREFWLAAGRQGFLGLEIPEEFGGSEAGDYRFNAVLTEELAKVNMTLPSCVGIHADITVPYLVHLTDDEQKARWLPQAATGELVTAIGMTEPGGGSDLANLRTTAVRDGDDWIINGSKTFITNGGSADLVLVAARTSPEKKAKGISLFAVDTTLDGFSVGRVLDKVGQDESDTAELAFENVRVSNDDLVGPLDTGFISMMQFLPQERLGSAITNLAHAKQILLETVQYAKDRQAFGQPIGSFQNTQFLLADLVTRIDVTEAFVDQCVLAHTKKELTPVDAAKAKWWTSQVQNDVLDHCVQVHGGYGFMNEYRVARAWRDARVTKIWAGSNEIMKMLIGRDLGL encoded by the coding sequence ATGAAGCGTGAGATCTACGACGAGGACCACGAGGCGTTCCGCTCCTCGGTGAAGCAGTTCCTGGACCGCGAGGTGGTGCCGCACCTCGAGACGTACGCCGAGCACCACGGGCTCGACCGTGAGTTCTGGCTCGCCGCGGGTAGGCAGGGCTTCCTCGGCCTGGAGATCCCGGAGGAGTTCGGCGGCTCCGAGGCCGGCGACTACCGGTTCAACGCGGTGCTCACCGAGGAGCTCGCGAAGGTCAACATGACCCTGCCGAGCTGCGTCGGCATCCACGCCGACATCACGGTGCCCTACCTCGTGCACCTCACCGACGACGAGCAGAAGGCGCGCTGGCTGCCGCAGGCCGCGACGGGCGAGCTGGTCACCGCCATCGGCATGACCGAGCCCGGCGGCGGCTCCGACCTGGCCAACCTCAGGACGACCGCCGTGCGCGACGGCGACGACTGGATCATCAACGGCTCCAAGACCTTCATCACCAACGGCGGCTCCGCCGACCTCGTGCTCGTCGCAGCGCGCACCAGCCCGGAGAAGAAGGCCAAGGGCATCTCGCTCTTCGCCGTCGACACCACGCTCGACGGCTTCAGCGTCGGCCGCGTGCTCGACAAGGTCGGCCAGGACGAGTCCGACACGGCCGAGCTCGCCTTCGAGAACGTCCGCGTCAGCAACGACGACCTCGTCGGTCCGCTCGACACCGGCTTCATCTCGATGATGCAGTTCCTGCCGCAGGAGCGCCTCGGCTCGGCCATCACCAACCTGGCCCACGCCAAGCAGATCCTGCTCGAGACCGTGCAGTACGCCAAGGACCGCCAGGCGTTCGGGCAGCCCATCGGCTCCTTCCAGAACACCCAGTTCCTGCTGGCCGACCTCGTCACCCGCATCGACGTCACCGAGGCCTTCGTCGACCAGTGCGTGCTGGCCCACACGAAGAAGGAGCTGACACCGGTCGACGCCGCCAAGGCGAAGTGGTGGACCTCGCAGGTCCAGAACGACGTCCTCGACCACTGCGTGCAGGTCCACGGCGGCTACGGCTTCATGAACGAGTACCGCGTCGCCCGCGCCTGGCGCGACGCCCGCGTCACGAAGATCTGGGCCGGGTCCAACGAGATCATGAAGATGCTGATCGGGCGCGACCTGGGGCTCTAG
- the thpR gene encoding RNA 2',3'-cyclic phosphodiesterase, with translation MVRMFVAVVPPPEVVEHLEEFLSFRREAASFRWSDPRQWHVTLAFAEDVADRSLDDLDDRLTAVAGRRTPFGLRVAGGGAFPDPDRARVLVAGLDTSEESDAALDALSTACRQAMSAAGARVDGQRFRPHLTLGRLARPDNVTSWVRLLDAYDGPAWVVDEVALVASHLGEGPRRRPRHEVVATYPLRRAGTPSPS, from the coding sequence ATGGTGCGCATGTTCGTCGCGGTGGTCCCGCCGCCGGAGGTGGTCGAGCACCTCGAGGAGTTCCTGTCCTTCCGCCGGGAGGCGGCCAGCTTCCGGTGGTCGGACCCCCGCCAGTGGCACGTCACGCTCGCCTTCGCCGAGGACGTCGCCGACCGCAGCCTCGACGACCTCGACGACCGGCTCACCGCGGTCGCGGGTCGTCGTACGCCCTTCGGGTTGCGGGTCGCCGGCGGCGGGGCCTTCCCGGACCCCGACCGGGCCCGGGTGCTCGTCGCCGGGCTCGACACGTCTGAGGAGTCGGACGCGGCCCTGGACGCGCTGTCGACCGCGTGCCGGCAGGCGATGTCGGCCGCCGGGGCGCGCGTCGACGGCCAGCGGTTCCGACCCCACCTCACGCTCGGGCGGCTCGCCCGACCGGACAACGTCACGTCGTGGGTGCGCCTGCTCGACGCGTACGACGGCCCGGCCTGGGTCGTCGACGAGGTCGCCCTGGTCGCCTCCCACCTCGGTGAGGGCCCGCGCCGCCGGCCCCGCCACGAGGTCGTCGCGACGTACCCCCTCCGCCGAGCGGGCACTCCCTCCCCGTCCTGA
- a CDS encoding VIT1/CCC1 transporter family protein codes for MSLEIGTDEEPQHWHDAVDDDVSGRLNWLRAGVLGANDGIVSTAGVVMGVAGATDDSGTILIAGIAALTAGALSMGAGEYVSVSTQRDSERSILAMERRELEQMPQTEQEELARMYREKGLTPETAEKVAEELTAHDALEAHADIEFGIDPDSLTNPWHAALASMVAFTLGALLPLLVVAFVPDAARVVTTVVVVALALAGAGAVSARLGYSPRLPAVARNVGGGLLAMGVTYLIGMFAGVHLG; via the coding sequence GTGAGCCTTGAGATCGGGACCGACGAGGAGCCGCAGCACTGGCACGATGCCGTCGACGACGACGTGAGCGGCCGGCTGAACTGGCTGCGGGCCGGGGTGCTCGGCGCCAACGACGGCATCGTGTCGACGGCCGGGGTCGTGATGGGCGTCGCGGGCGCCACCGACGACAGCGGGACGATCCTCATCGCGGGCATTGCCGCACTGACCGCGGGTGCGCTGAGCATGGGCGCCGGGGAGTACGTCTCGGTCAGCACGCAGCGCGACTCCGAGCGCTCGATCCTCGCGATGGAGCGCAGGGAGCTCGAGCAGATGCCGCAGACCGAGCAGGAGGAGCTCGCCCGGATGTACCGCGAGAAGGGCCTCACGCCCGAGACCGCGGAGAAGGTCGCCGAGGAGCTCACCGCCCACGACGCGCTCGAGGCGCACGCCGACATCGAGTTCGGCATCGACCCCGACTCCCTCACGAACCCGTGGCACGCGGCGCTCGCCTCGATGGTCGCCTTCACGCTCGGCGCCCTGCTGCCGCTGCTGGTCGTGGCGTTCGTGCCCGACGCCGCCCGCGTGGTGACCACCGTCGTCGTGGTCGCGCTGGCGCTCGCCGGCGCCGGTGCGGTCAGCGCCAGGCTGGGCTACAGCCCGCGCCTGCCCGCGGTCGCGCGCAACGTGGGTGGCGGCCTGCTCGCGATGGGCGTGACCTACCTGATCGGCATGTTCGCCGGCGTCCACCTCGGCTGA
- the pntB gene encoding Re/Si-specific NAD(P)(+) transhydrogenase subunit beta, with the protein MVQFVQGAYILAALLFILALAGLSKHETARRGNQLGMAGMALAVVSTLLLVLDQVSDFGSTAGWVGVGIILVAGTVGAVIGVRLARGVEMTGMPELIAMMHSFVGLAAVLVGYNTWIEVADYGGHADAVHNGEVFIGVFIGAVTFTGSIVANLKLSAKMKSAPVTLPGRHLLNLAILVASALLMVWFMNADGWIGAAPLALMTVLALVLGFHLVAAIGGGDMPVVVSMLNSYSGWAAAAAGFMLGNDLLIITGALVGSSGAILSYIMCRAMNRSFVSVIAGGFGSDGGPAEDRDYGEHREIQAGDVAALLADASSVVITPGYGMAVAQAQYPVAELTRRLRDKGVDVRFGIHPVAGRLPGHMNVLLAEAKVPYDIVLEMDEINDDLADTDVVLVIGANDTVNPAALEEPGSPIAGMPVLEVWKARDVIVFKRSMATGYAGVQNPLFFKENSQMLFGDAKDKVNEIVAALS; encoded by the coding sequence GTGGTGCAGTTCGTCCAGGGCGCCTACATCCTCGCGGCGCTCCTCTTCATCCTCGCGCTCGCCGGGCTGAGCAAGCACGAGACGGCCCGTCGCGGCAACCAGCTCGGCATGGCCGGCATGGCCCTCGCCGTCGTCTCCACCCTGCTGCTGGTGCTCGACCAGGTCTCCGACTTCGGCAGCACCGCCGGCTGGGTCGGCGTCGGGATCATCCTCGTCGCGGGCACGGTCGGTGCGGTCATCGGCGTCCGGCTGGCGCGCGGCGTCGAGATGACGGGCATGCCCGAGCTCATCGCGATGATGCACAGCTTCGTCGGCCTCGCCGCGGTGCTGGTCGGCTACAACACCTGGATCGAGGTGGCCGACTACGGCGGCCACGCCGACGCCGTGCACAACGGCGAGGTCTTCATCGGCGTCTTCATCGGCGCGGTGACCTTCACCGGCTCGATCGTGGCCAACCTCAAGCTCAGCGCGAAGATGAAGTCCGCGCCGGTCACGCTGCCGGGCCGGCACCTGCTCAACCTCGCGATCCTGGTGGCGTCCGCCTTGCTGATGGTGTGGTTCATGAACGCCGACGGCTGGATCGGCGCGGCCCCGCTGGCCCTCATGACCGTGCTCGCGCTGGTGCTCGGCTTCCACCTCGTCGCGGCCATCGGCGGCGGAGACATGCCCGTCGTGGTGTCGATGCTCAACAGCTACTCCGGCTGGGCCGCGGCCGCCGCCGGCTTCATGCTCGGCAACGACCTGCTGATCATCACCGGCGCGCTCGTCGGATCGTCCGGTGCGATCCTCAGCTACATCATGTGCAGGGCGATGAACCGCTCGTTCGTCAGCGTCATCGCGGGCGGCTTCGGCTCCGACGGCGGTCCCGCCGAGGACCGCGACTACGGCGAGCACCGCGAGATCCAGGCCGGCGACGTCGCCGCCCTCCTCGCCGACGCCTCGTCGGTGGTGATCACGCCGGGCTACGGGATGGCGGTCGCCCAGGCGCAGTACCCCGTCGCCGAGCTGACCCGGAGGCTGCGCGACAAGGGCGTCGACGTCCGGTTCGGCATCCACCCCGTGGCGGGTCGCCTGCCCGGCCACATGAACGTCCTCCTCGCCGAGGCCAAGGTCCCCTACGACATCGTGCTCGAGATGGACGAGATCAACGACGACCTCGCCGACACCGACGTCGTGCTCGTGATCGGTGCCAACGACACCGTCAACCCGGCCGCCCTCGAGGAGCCCGGCTCGCCCATCGCCGGCATGCCGGTGCTCGAGGTGTGGAAGGCCCGCGACGTGATCGTCTTCAAGCGCTCGATGGCCACGGGCTACGCCGGCGTGCAGAACCCGCTGTTCTTCAAGGAGAACTCGCAGATGCTCTTCGGCGACGCCAAGGACAAGGTCAACGAGATCGTCGCCGCCCTCTCCTGA